Proteins encoded in a region of the Candidatus Thermoplasmatota archaeon genome:
- a CDS encoding DEAD/DEAH box helicase, with product MKFEEININKKLIETIHRRGFEELTAIQEKCLPEIIKGRDVIGQSETGSGKTLAFCLPILDKIIPGAGLQTVVLTPTRELCVQVSEVFAEYGKNLGIKTTSVYGGVGIEPQIMELRTSDIVIGTPGRMLDHLRRKTMGLSKVRFLVLDEFDKMLEMGFIEDVEQIIKQVPKNRQTLMFSATLLSDVDRFIHKHMNNPLVLQTQSYVDESKLEQIYYDIYPQNNKFSILVHLLKNNKEGLAIVFCATRRESDIVAKNLRYHGIHASAIHGGMSQNKRSQSLNSLKNQQTDVLVATDVAARGLDIKNVTHIYHYDVPKTATQYIHRIGRTARAGANGKTITLLTQPDHDNFRRVQSNNDLKIERAKIPDYKNVSFSRKDYRHNKRPFQRKYHHSFGKYKTINHNNY from the coding sequence ATGAAATTTGAAGAAATAAACATAAACAAAAAACTTATAGAAACAATACATAGACGAGGATTCGAAGAATTAACTGCGATCCAAGAAAAATGTTTACCAGAGATAATAAAAGGTAGAGACGTGATAGGGCAATCAGAAACAGGATCAGGGAAAACACTGGCTTTTTGTCTACCGATATTGGATAAAATTATTCCAGGTGCGGGACTACAAACAGTTGTTCTAACACCAACAAGGGAACTATGTGTACAAGTAAGCGAGGTATTTGCAGAATATGGAAAAAACCTTGGAATAAAAACAACTAGCGTGTATGGTGGTGTAGGAATAGAGCCACAGATAATGGAACTAAGAACATCAGACATAGTAATTGGTACACCTGGTAGAATGCTTGATCATCTACGCAGAAAAACCATGGGTTTAAGTAAAGTAAGATTCCTAGTGCTTGATGAATTCGATAAAATGCTAGAGATGGGTTTTATAGAGGACGTCGAGCAGATAATAAAGCAAGTACCAAAAAACAGACAAACATTGATGTTCAGCGCAACACTATTATCAGATGTTGACAGGTTTATCCACAAACACATGAACAACCCCCTGGTTTTACAAACACAATCGTATGTGGATGAGAGTAAACTAGAACAAATCTATTACGACATATACCCACAAAACAACAAATTCTCCATCCTTGTGCATCTACTTAAAAACAACAAAGAAGGACTAGCAATAGTATTCTGCGCTACAAGACGAGAATCAGATATCGTCGCAAAGAACCTAAGATACCATGGCATCCATGCCTCAGCAATACATGGTGGGATGAGCCAAAACAAAAGATCACAATCACTCAACTCTTTAAAAAACCAACAAACAGATGTCCTAGTAGCAACAGATGTAGCAGCCAGAGGATTGGATATAAAAAACGTAACACACATCTACCACTATGATGTACCAAAAACAGCAACACAATATATACACAGAATAGGTAGAACAGCACGCGCAGGGGCAAACGGAAAAACAATAACGTTACTAACACAACCTGACCATGACAACTTCAGACGAGTGCAGAGCAACAACGACCTAAAAATAGAAAGAGCAAAAATCCCAGATTACAAAAACGTCTCATTCTCCAGAAAAGACTACAGACACAACAAAAGACCATTCCAAAGAAAATACCATCATTCTTTTGGAAAATACAAGACTATAAACCATAATAATTACTAG
- the msrA gene encoding peptide-methionine (S)-S-oxide reductase MsrA: MEKATFGAGCFWGVEEAFRKIKGVEKTTVGYMGGTLKNPTYEDVCTDKTGHAEVVQIEFDPKKVSYEELLEIFWSIHDPTQLNRQGPDFGTQYRSVIFCHNERQKKIAEASKDKLAKSKKYSKPIVTEITQAGEFYKAEEYHQRYLQKKGLSGCRIQ; the protein is encoded by the coding sequence ATGGAAAAAGCAACATTTGGAGCAGGATGTTTCTGGGGTGTTGAAGAAGCTTTTAGAAAAATAAAAGGGGTAGAAAAAACTACTGTGGGTTACATGGGTGGTACTCTTAAGAACCCAACTTATGAGGATGTTTGCACAGATAAAACAGGTCATGCTGAGGTAGTACAAATTGAATTTGATCCAAAAAAAGTTTCATACGAAGAATTACTAGAAATTTTTTGGAGTATACATGATCCAACACAGCTAAACAGACAGGGACCTGATTTTGGTACACAATATAGATCAGTAATATTCTGCCATAATGAAAGACAAAAGAAGATTGCTGAGGCATCAAAAGACAAGTTAGCTAAATCAAAGAAATACTCTAAACCCATAGTCACAGAGATAACACAGGCAGGCGAGTTTTACAAGGCAGAGGAGTATCATCAGAGGTATCTGCAAAAGAAGGGTTTGTCAGGCTGCAGAATACAATAA
- a CDS encoding peptidylprolyl isomerase, giving the protein MRCVKKGDKVKVEYTGMLEDGTIFDSSEKHNAPLEFVAGGGQLIKGFDNAVIGMNIGEEKEIKIPPEEAYGMPNPDFVKEVPRDCFPPDQEIKPGMIFVMKMDNGRQIPLRITLVSEDKVTVDLNPPLAGKTLIFKIKLIAIII; this is encoded by the coding sequence ATGAGATGTGTAAAAAAAGGTGACAAAGTCAAAGTAGAATATACCGGGATGCTAGAGGATGGAACAATTTTTGATAGCTCAGAAAAACATAACGCCCCACTAGAATTTGTTGCTGGTGGAGGACAATTAATCAAAGGATTCGATAACGCAGTAATAGGTATGAACATTGGGGAAGAAAAAGAGATAAAGATACCACCAGAAGAAGCATATGGTATGCCAAACCCTGATTTCGTTAAAGAAGTACCAAGAGATTGTTTCCCACCTGATCAAGAAATTAAACCAGGTATGATTTTCGTAATGAAGATGGATAATGGAAGACAAATACCATTAAGAATAACCCTTGTATCAGAAGACAAAGTAACTGTTGACTTAAACCCACCACTTGCTGGTAAAACACTTATATTCAAAATAAAACTAATAGCAATTATCATCTAA
- a CDS encoding ABC transporter permease: MNQLLTMLKWEFVLGHRYKIIYIAMLGAILYYIALVALPAFNTTFFLTMFLFFDPTLIGIMFVGALVLFEKNENTIQALIVTPMQTRNYFLAKIISLTILSIVAALLFLYLAHGFEFNYFYMLTGIILTSVFLILVGFIMVSRCHSINEYLVLMMIAMLILFLPPLLHGSGIYKNDIFYILPSQASITLFQGVFGEISINETIYGVVYLIFWIILCYYISKKAFYKHIVMEG, encoded by the coding sequence ATGAACCAGCTACTAACAATGCTTAAATGGGAGTTTGTACTGGGTCATAGATACAAAATAATCTATATAGCGATGTTAGGTGCGATCTTATACTACATAGCACTAGTAGCATTACCAGCATTCAACACAACGTTTTTCTTAACAATGTTTTTATTTTTCGACCCGACATTAATTGGGATCATGTTTGTGGGGGCGCTTGTACTATTTGAAAAAAATGAGAACACGATACAAGCACTTATTGTGACACCGATGCAGACTAGGAACTATTTCCTCGCAAAAATAATATCATTAACAATACTCTCCATAGTAGCTGCTCTTCTTTTCCTGTATTTAGCGCATGGTTTTGAATTCAACTATTTCTACATGTTAACAGGCATAATATTAACCTCTGTTTTTCTCATACTAGTCGGGTTCATAATGGTTTCAAGATGCCATAGCATAAACGAGTATCTGGTTCTAATGATGATTGCTATGTTAATTTTATTTTTGCCTCCGCTTCTGCACGGGTCAGGTATCTATAAAAACGATATATTCTATATTTTGCCTTCACAAGCATCTATAACATTATTCCAGGGGGTTTTTGGGGAGATATCGATAAATGAAACGATATATGGAGTCGTTTACCTTATATTCTGGATAATACTATGTTACTATATATCAAAAAAAGCTTTCTACAAACACATAGTAATGGAGGGGTAA
- a CDS encoding ATP-binding cassette domain-containing protein, producing the protein MITKTIACPNCKTVVTVQANPGERIELVCPRCNTKGFFRFPEEQPITQLGVDEYPIKVQNLEFTYPKSKKKAVDGISFQIRKGEIFGFLGPNGAGKSTTQKVIIGLLKGYNGDVELFGKNLRNWGSDLYNNIGVCFELPNHYQKLTALENLELFSSFYKVKTVDPYELLKMVDLDKDANQRVGSFSKGMRTKLNFVRALLNNPRMLFLDEPTTGLDPVSARQVKNIILQKKKEGVSIFLTTHNMIDADELCDRVGFMVDGRLSLIASPKELKLKHGKKLVRVEYLEDGNLLCEEFNLANLGTNNMFINLLNSGRVQTIHTEEATLEDVFIKVTGRQLK; encoded by the coding sequence ATGATTACAAAAACAATCGCATGTCCGAATTGTAAAACCGTTGTCACTGTTCAAGCAAACCCTGGGGAAAGAATTGAATTAGTTTGTCCACGATGCAACACAAAAGGTTTTTTTAGATTCCCAGAAGAACAACCCATAACACAATTAGGTGTTGATGAATATCCTATCAAAGTACAAAACCTTGAGTTCACTTACCCGAAATCAAAAAAGAAGGCGGTGGATGGTATTTCTTTTCAAATAAGAAAGGGTGAGATTTTTGGTTTCCTTGGACCAAATGGTGCTGGTAAAAGTACTACACAGAAAGTAATCATAGGTTTATTAAAAGGTTATAATGGGGATGTTGAGTTGTTTGGTAAGAATTTGAGAAACTGGGGGTCAGATTTATACAATAATATAGGTGTTTGTTTTGAGTTACCAAATCATTATCAGAAATTGACTGCTCTGGAAAACCTGGAACTTTTTTCATCTTTTTACAAAGTGAAAACTGTTGATCCTTATGAGTTGCTGAAAATGGTGGATTTAGATAAAGATGCAAATCAGCGTGTAGGATCATTCTCAAAGGGTATGAGGACGAAACTAAACTTTGTTCGTGCGCTATTAAACAACCCCAGGATGCTTTTCCTTGATGAACCAACAACTGGTCTTGACCCGGTTAGTGCCAGGCAGGTGAAAAACATAATACTCCAAAAAAAGAAGGAGGGTGTATCAATTTTTCTTACAACACATAATATGATAGATGCAGATGAGCTATGTGATAGAGTAGGGTTTATGGTGGATGGCAGGTTATCACTAATTGCAAGCCCTAAAGAACTGAAGTTAAAACACGGGAAAAAACTTGTTAGAGTAGAATACCTAGAAGATGGTAATCTTTTATGTGAAGAGTTTAATCTGGCAAACCTAGGGACAAACAACATGTTCATAAATTTACTAAACAGTGGGCGAGTACAAACAATACATACAGAGGAGGCAACACTCGAGGATGTTTTTATAAAAGTGACGGGAAGGCAGCTTAAATGA